In Lactuca sativa cultivar Salinas chromosome 5, Lsat_Salinas_v11, whole genome shotgun sequence, the DNA window aagctgttatcttccctcctttgcatctagatctatttttgttatgagatttgggggttttatggttgtttgagatctatttcgggtttggggcttagatttgaggttgccacttcagatctagtgttgggatggtccaatatgtcgtaaagcatcagttattgagtggttggtgaagcccttttgtcttaagacctagccctagagtgttttgagcctagatctccttagttatacgtaaagtttgcaactttacgtaaggaataagccttggaagagtggatctatagtttggagtccctgcatgactcaaaaagctTCTGTTtgtatgaaggactgaatagactcggcgagtccttcgagtggactcggcgagtagtatgaagattaggaggaactcgacgagttggatgaacaactcggcgagtctgttgaggttttccttggactcggcgagtctgttcttggactcggcgagtcaggtcgcgaaaccccgaacccttcgagttaagactcgaatcagtgagtcgggtggagactcagtgagttggacaggacaggactcggaaatcagtGGACTCGGGGAGTcatgggctgactcggcgagtcgagtcacgaatgGAAGGAATCTGAGCatttgaactcggtgagtcaataggcagactcggtgagtagggttgacctggaaggttgactttgaccaggactttgacttgaccagagttgacttagttgacttttggaggacagttagactaagtgttatattgatattgatagctcggggagctagtggagccgtAGTTCAGAAGAGTGGTTAGGCAGCAGCCGAGGGGTTTTAacaagttcagcaagtgcaggtgagtttccccttttgtgaatgggtctacggccacaatgccggccaatgtagttatgagtaggaagacccgggggttagccctaggcacggtatgttagtatgatattcaggacgaggtctagTGTAGCggacgggtgcccaaggaatggtttgtatgatagttatacttgttgtctgtgtgatacatgtatgttcctggtaggaaggtgagtgtgggcgaggtcccatatctcaccagcagcagagtatggacggtgttccatgtctcattagcagcagagtaggggcgaggcccaagttagggaaagagtgagtgtgtgttgagcccatatctcactatcagtaggagcgttgacggggttccatgactcatcagttgcaggacatgggcgaggcccaagataggcgaggcctttagaACAGGATTcggtagtatatgtttagtttatgtgttgtgatatgttatgtgttagtatatgttggtgggcgaggcccagtgacaggcgaggcctaaacgaaacagatatgtatccgagcggggctcgaagccaggtggggccgttgtagcgggcgaggcccgaggtagggggcgaggcccagaatagtgggcgtggcccagtatgtgcagtatgtggttatgcatggtatgtggtaggttggggaacttactaagcttcgtgcttacggttttcagttttggtttcaagtacttccggtagtggaggaaggagcttggggtgatcgcatcgcacacaccatagattagacaacctgggatgttttactctgataatgaacatatgttttgggaactaatactctgattatgcTATAGATTGATGAATAtgatttaagtaatgttttataaaagaaatttttagtgttgaattttgggacgttacaatggaCTTattgcctattgtataaaccttgacaactatggatttagtgcttgtTGTATAAACCTCGGgtagcgatggacttcgtgcgtattccttaggtcaatccttaggaatgaatgaacgagaaatagctaattcttagtgtagatccttaagattaaagaagataatggggatgggtaattgggttgattgttataataattatattattgtttgTTGAAAATCccatgtgctcaccaggtttcccaacctgacccattcAAGCTTATCTGTATCACAGGTGCCGATACGAaattacattacactgagatattaaggagatataaaatcaTTAGTGATAATGaacgtaagttctgtttatgctttgtattgacgatgacatcccaaatattttaaaatgaataaaaatatatttcttcggaaatgctttgataacgtatttatcatgtttttctcggaacaaattccgcaacatatttaataaaaaagaactctgatttttataaagaataaacaaaatcggtcttttttggtcgtcaaattggggatgtcacaaaatccTTCACTTAGAGTTTCATCAATATCTTCAAAACCTTTCTCTAAACCCAAATTAGGGTGTTAGGAGAAGAAGATCTTACCTTATCCACCCAAACAAAGCTCAAGTTCGTAAATAGCACCAAGAATCGGACTCCTAGGGTTTATGTGTATGAAATAGCACCTTAGAGAGTGTTTTTGAGGTGTTTTTACAAAATGATCTATTCAGGGtcgtattattttttttaacctgATTGAGTGTCTACGTCGTATGGCATGACATACccaatttcacgaccagaaaagactgatttatttatgcttatttaaaattagagttttctttttaaagaatattattgcggattttgttcccaaaaacatgataatgCACAAAacatttctaaagaaatgtattttagttatgggatgtcatcgtcaatacagtacataagcataaacaaaaacaaaataggccttacaaacatctattattctattagcctataatccataaatctctcatctaatcatcacacctatgctctcatgccactacttgtaatacaagaaactgagtgggtcaggattgggagTCTGGTAAGCACATCGGATTTTTAACGCACAATAACTAaattcttaattatatattttcatcaaatcatcTAACctaattactcattcccgttatcctcatttTTTGTCCCCAAAGCATATAATTTAAGAGACCTACCCTAGGGATCATGTTCGAGATAAACAATAATGCTCAGGGAATTCGTAAGCAATGTATGTCAATAAGACAaccattggggggggggggggggaggggggtggagtacacctggtgaacacatagtttaaaaacatctacaggttgcgagcctgctaacgttccactggactgtctacaaTAGTctatggtcatcatctatactccgctagacgactagatcatctttaaagtcaaggcctctcatcatatATTTCATCTTTCATATCACATCATATATATCATTTTTCATCTACCAATctctacccaatatatttataggtataaaaaatacatatacagtttaaatcaagtaaaccatgtataaatcattcatatagcatatatatatatatatatatatatatatatatatatatatatatatatatatatatatatatatatatatatatatatatggaacacagataataggcacatataacatgtaattatcttaaatacttcatatctatgtgtaagatgaaagtaactctGCACTCACTTATTAATGTGATGACTCGAAATTCGAACAACGCTTTGCGTCTAGCAACTGACTTTTCCATTGATGTAACCTAATATCATTATTACTAAGGCGCTGTTTGCTTTTTCAAAGTGAAAATGCTTGAAGTTTGTGGACCACCAATGCAACCCTCTGTAGCAGAAGAAGGGGACCAAACGGctatgacatccctaatttcacggtcaaaaaagaccgatttgtttatggtttattttaaaatcagagtgatcctttttaaggaaaacagttgcggaatttgtcccaaaaacaaaatatgataaccatttatcaaaacatttctcaaagagaatgtattttcattaaataataaaacctcggatgtcatgttccgatacataccaaaagcataaacaatataaaatagaccttacaacagttatttataactactaatctataatccaaactctctcgtcaagtccaccaacttatacccttgtgccattacctgtaatgcaaagaaaactgagtgggtcaggcttgggagcctgatgagcgtatagggttttcaacccacaataatataattattatatttaatcatcaaacaatcaacccaattacccatccccgttatcttcgtttaatcttccctaaagatattatcctaagggtcatctcctatagcATGTTTACCTCCcatctccttacatcttatttcattatatgtttgttcctaagaacttttcctaaggatcatcgcctacactgcatagacaatactaattcggggatcactccctcaatatgtgtctagtaagggttaggatatcatcgcatgatttcgtagccacaacatcgcctggactcgtaaatcataataagggttagactatcatcgcatgaatacgcaaccACAACATAgcatggactcgtaattcataataagggttagactatcatcgcatgaatacgcagccacaacatcgtatggaatcgtaattcataataagggttagactatcatcgcatgaatatgcagccacaacatcacctggactcgtaattcatcacctatttatcatcacctaattatcatcaccattatatcctcgcctatctcttatcacattatttcaacacacatcaactatttcatctacccatgttctacccaacatatttgtagatataaattacatatacagtttaaatcatttaacacccgtataaaaacatcaattccaagcccatctcaaatagacaaataatatataacacataacacgtatttcatagctaatactttatatttatgtgttagaagaaagtaaccacacacttacttgatcagaagatgatcggacaacactacggcttgtagaagtagtattcttcggtagatctggaagatcttcacaaaaactggcttcttgcgggcagagcttcagctcgggaattacacttctcgagatcttcggggctttgggacttgcttcggggctcgggattaataccggggcttcgggatatttattgcacgtaaaacggggtaaaaacgagtgAGAGAGAAGAGTCTGAACAATAGAAATCGGCTgccttcgcatgctatttatagaggctgaacttcggggttacgctgggcatactcggttcgctgggcgtactaagccaTACGATGGGCGTACGCGACCAaaaacgtcatcgcttacgtatgCGAGGTACTCGAGTCCGAGGGGTTCATTCaccggggtacgctgggcgtacttcggataagatcaatgactccttcggatatacatccgaattaaagattaaatatatattttaattatttaataaacttcaaaaattcatatcttcctcatacgaactccgtttttgacgttctatacctacgcataggtgagactacgctctacaactttcatttagacttcgtcggctaattttgagtttattttttattatattattttagtaggccgagacaggaaaactccgttataaattcataacttcttcatctgacgtccattttcgtctgtctttttaccgttgtactaatattaacgagatcttcaactctcgtttagattgtttcggctagaaatcactcgatctcaaatcgagtatttgggctgcataccgctaagctgaaacttcggaaaatcataacttcttcatgcgaagtccgATTTGGGCGTtgtttttatgcacactctcggtttaacgaactctatgactttcatttggatcactaaggccaaatattgctctaacgtaaattcactatttacgtcgcgttgtgtcgtgccggttctgtcgcgaaacttcgacaggtcataacttcttcgttataactcggatttcggcgttctttatatgtacagaatccttataaaatatactaaaacttagttaagattaatctttctagataatattccatcaaaaagtcatttttgatgcttatcgtctctaagttgactagcccagatctatgggcgttacaacgGCTGCAGCATGTAATAaaaagtttgtttgttttttaacctcTGCAAACTGCTGCAATAAGTTAAAGTAAGGTGTGAAGAGGTTTGAAGCAGAGAGTCAAGTGCTACGCCATGCAGCACACACGCAGCAATTTTTAAGTTAGAAGTCTTCTGAAAAATAAACAGTTGTGAAGGGCCAAGTGTTGTGTATGTGCTGCGCGGCACAACAATAAGTGGTCAGAagtgtttttttagaaaaaacacATAGCacctaagtcttagtctaataatCTACGTAACTAAAAATAGTGTATACCCATCAATCACTCTAATGAATACTgatagttctatcaaataaggatcaaccagGCAGGATAGTTGGGATGCAAGACCATTTCGGTGTATAACCTTTCTGAAAtctaacaaccaagccaacatgaccattcttATCTCACCCGTAAGTAAATCAATTAGTATTATAACTTGGAATTATTAATAgttcttatttataaattcataacaacgactatgaatttaaatataaattacaataaaataatttaatttaatcTTTAGGGATTACCTAGACAAAAGTTCGGAAATTACATTGGCAGGACTCCAGGTTGATAGCTACAAGACGTCGGGCTCCTAAGGATCTTTGGACTAACCAAAATACCTTAAGTACTAAAAAAATTCGGACTAAAAGAAgtagaaaaagagagagagagagagagagagagagagagagagtattggAGATGCGGGGAAAGGAATGAACACAAATCAActatttagagagagagagagagagagagagagagagaaagtattgGAGATATGGACCAAAGGAAGtagaaatagagagagagagagagagagagagagagagagagagagagagagagagaaagagagataaaGAGTATTGGAGATGCGGGGAAAGGAATGAACACAAATCAACTATTTATGGGTTGCATCCAACAGTTACACGCTGCACACAGGACCATGCACGCCACACAGATGTTCGACATGCTTGCCCAGGTGATGTGCCACGTGTCGGGTTCTGCCTGGTGTTACGTGGCGATTTCTTGAAGCATGCACGCCAAGCACGTACGCATGCCGATTTTCTGATTTTCAAAATTGTGTATTTTCTTCACAAGAGCTctgtttttacgttctttatatcaacaaAAATCTATCgacaagatatacaactttcatttagactttgtttATTAATTTTGACCTTATTTATTTTTCACATGCTAAGACTGTTAAAGCCCGTATAAAATGTATAACTCTCTCATTTGGcgtctgtttttgtctgtctttataTCATTGAACTCTtattaacaagatcttcaattcttgtttagattgtttcgacaaAAAATTGACCGAACTAAAATTCGTATAAAAATTGACTGATCTAAAATTCGTTTTCTGAGCAATATATTGCTACACCaaatctttataaaaatcaaCACTCTTTTTAAtgaagttagatttagacattctttatatgcacgctctAGGTTTAATgactactacgacttttgtttagaagaAAATAAGAGTTAGCTTTAGAAGAAAATGAGAGTTTTTTTTTGTACGAATTTATTCCCGAACTTATTTTTTTGGGTTTATAGGGGCATAATGTGAGTTTTTTTTGGTCTAAAAGGTCATTGAAGCGGCTATTACAAGTTGACAGAGACTAAAAAAACAGGTCATATAACAGTTTAGGGACCCATAAAGTCCGATAAAAACTTTAGAAACTTAACAGGTAAACCCTAGAAAATTTGTAGGACATTTATgtcattttccttttaaaaatccATAGGTGAAATAACAAGCAAAATTAAAATAGATAAAAGTTTAGTctttttttaaagaaaagaaaagttttagGTTTAATACGAGGAAATATCAAAATGTAAGATTTTTATTGAATAAACCCTAAAAGGTTTAGTGAACTTGCATGTATCCTTTTCCTCAATCTTCAAATATACATCGTGTAAGTACTAGTGCTTAACTTCAACCATGATAAAAGATAAAAATGATAAAGCTATTACAACATAAGATAAGTATACAATGTGCTTCACAATTTGGACATTTGAATGTGCTACAAGTGTGTCAACAAAGAGCAACAAAATTTTCACCTTTTCACAGGCGGTCTTTTAGaatatttatacaaaaataaagataaaatccTACGCTCTTTATACATGTCCGTGTAATATTAATGAACCTTATACATTAATTATACTAGATTTGATCCCTAATCAATATGAAAAAAAGCAACTATGAAAAATTAATTAACCCTATTCAAGTTTATATATTTAAGTGTTCCTACTGAACTCCTCTCCACATGTGTCCCTTAATCCTTTTTAACATATGCATGTGTATGTAATAATTTGGGAAATGGGACAAACATTTCATCATCTCACTTGATGCCCCCACCCACACGTGTGGTTCTTCTTCCAGCTTTTACACCAAGTTAAAGGCCCCATCGACATTCTTCTGTGCAAGACCAGCATATATGGGTCTTTGTCAATTGACATCAATCATCACACCACCCACCCACCCCCACTTAATTTTCTCTTTTGACCTTAACTGGCATTCTATTCTTCATTCTTACTGTTGGGAAGTTGATTATGGTGTCGTCTTCAGCTACCCACCTGCATGCATGGATGGGatgggtaaaagagtcatttgaCATGGCGCTAGGTTAGGAAATTAAGCAGACAAACATACGTATATATAAAAACACCAAGGTCTATATACTTTCTTCATTTCCTTATATAGTTTGGAGAATTAATGGGTGTTTTAACTGTTAAGTTTTACCAAAGTGGTGAAATTACCATTATGCCCTCGACAAAGTTTTGATTTAATTACCTGAAGTCGGTAACAAAGTGGTGGAGGAATATGGAAGCTTCGAGTCTGGCCAAATCAAGCCCAGGACAGAGCCTTAGTCCTCCTCCAAAAGGAGTGAAGCAACTGCTGCTACCACTGCTCATGTCCTTATTCTGTACATGCAACCCACAGAAAGATTCAATAAATCTATTTTATCATCTATAATTCTAACagcttttttttcttataaatttatctatttatgagttagttaattaaaaaaaaaggttCGTTAagggttaaaaatataatataataatttttatttttatttggacAGTCCTTGTAACTTATCCAAAACTCATTTTTGAACAACAAATAATCTGAATCAAAATTAGAATTTTACCAAAACTTTGGAAACTTTTTATCTAAAACTTGAAATTGCAATAATAGATAATtttataaacatgcacatcaaaCAGTACCCCCAACACACAAAGTAAAAGACCTAGCTAGGTTTCAATTAATCTGTCGACATTTTTTTTGTGAAAGGGTCAAGGAGGAAATTTGTCTAGCTTTTATAGGACACCTTGCATGAATCCTATATGACCtatagaaaaacctagaaaaaatatgcttatatatatataatattacatttaagaaaaaaaaaaaagaaagcttACTTGCCACCTCCAAGGGTTAAACTGGTGAGGGGAGTCATGGTTATTTTCATCAAGATGAACCGATCTGAAATGAGTCAACACACACCATCCTTTTGGTATGAGGTACCCTTTAATCTCCACATCTTTCATAGCCTTCCTAATCACCCCCATTATTATATTTCCCATTCTTAGGGTTTCTGTAATCACCTGTTTAAGTTCAATCATCATTACTGATTAACTTGTTTTGGTACGTTAATTAATTCACCAAAAAGAAACTAATATACAGTTTGTTAAAACTTACACTTTGTGTAAATCGCAACGATAGATAATCATCCCAACACAATGGATCTCCGAGCTCTTCTTTACGTTTCTTCAACTCCAAATTTTCCTCCTAATCATCATCGCAAGCAAAGTAGGTAAGAAAATGATCATTAGGGATGAAAAATTATCATCACAACTTAATATAAATGTGTACTAATTATTGAATTTGGTAAGTTACTTGTATCATATCAACAAAATGTGTCATTAATGAGATGATATAATTAATAGTTAACCTGAACAAAAATGTAAAGATTCAAGTACCTTAAGTTGATGGAGAGCTTTAGGACAATCTGACAAGTATTTGATAGCCAGTGTCATAAGTAATGGCACTGAATCCTCTCCGGGAATCATCAAATCAATCATATTATCGGATATTAATTTATCTGTTAACTTTTCACTCTTATCCTTGAGGAGGACATCCGCCACATCCATTGAATCTTGAGAAACGCCaacactttttatttttttatcccGAATAATTTGAAGAACCAAATTTACCATTTTTTTCTTGGCTTGTAATGATCGATGAAGTTGTGTTCCAGGTAATTTTATAGGTAGCGACATGAGTCCCGCAATGAATTTTTGAAATTGGGTCCTTAAATACTCCATCTCTTCACCCGGATCCAGTCCGATTAAAGCTTTAACCAGTACTTGAAATGCGATCTAAAA includes these proteins:
- the LOC111910313 gene encoding 3-epi-6-deoxocathasterone 23-monooxygenase CYP90D1 encodes the protein MESIINSLFLLFTTTTSAAIFVSALVFVFFAFFFIKNRRRPPWKISSPAPSSSMVVRRILLGTMGWPFIGETLDFISCGYTDHPQSFMDKRRLLYGKVFKSHLFGSPTIVSTDAEVSKFVLQSDANSFVPSYPKSLTELMGESSILRINGSLHRRIHGLIGSFFKSPYLKAQITSDMRKLLLQSMATWNEDRPIYIQDETKHIAFQVLVKALIGLDPGEEMEYLRTQFQKFIAGLMSLPIKLPGTQLHRSLQAKKKMVNLVLQIIRDKKIKSVGVSQDSMDVADVLLKDKSEKLTDKLISDNMIDLMIPGEDSVPLLMTLAIKYLSDCPKALHQLKEENLELKKRKEELGDPLCWDDYLSLRFTQSVITETLRMGNIIMGVIRKAMKDVEIKGYLIPKGWCVLTHFRSVHLDENNHDSPHQFNPWRWQNKDMSSGSSSCFTPFGGGLRLCPGLDLARLEASIFLHHFVTDFRWVAEDDTIINFPTVRMKNRMPVKVKREN